A window of the Pseudomonas sp. B21_DOA genome harbors these coding sequences:
- a CDS encoding spore maturation protein — MLNGLWLGFFIVAAVSALAQWLIGGNAGIFAAMVESIFAMAKLSVEVMVLLFGTLTLWLGFLRIAEKAGIVEWLAKVLGPLFLRLMPEVPAGHPALGLITLNFAANGLGLDNAATPIGLKAMKALQELNPSATIASNAQILFLVLNASSLTLLPVTIFMYRAQQGAPDPTLVFLPILLATSCSTIVGFLSVAFMQRLRILDPVVLAYLLPGALILGGFMALLGTLSATALAGLSSILGNLTLFGLIMLFLLIGALRKVKVYEAFVEGAKEGFDVAKNLLPYLVAMLCAVGVLRASGALDFGLDGIRHLVEWAGWDTRFVDALPTAMVKPFSGSAARAMLIETMQTSGVDSFPALVAATVQGSTETTFYVLAVYFGAVGIQRARHAVGCALLAEFAGVVGAIGVCYWFFG; from the coding sequence ATGCTTAATGGCCTGTGGCTTGGCTTCTTCATCGTGGCAGCCGTGTCGGCGCTGGCGCAGTGGCTGATCGGCGGCAACGCCGGGATCTTCGCGGCGATGGTGGAAAGCATTTTCGCCATGGCCAAGCTGTCGGTCGAAGTCATGGTACTGCTGTTCGGCACCCTCACCCTGTGGCTGGGCTTTCTGCGCATCGCCGAAAAGGCCGGGATCGTCGAGTGGCTGGCCAAGGTCCTCGGCCCGCTGTTTCTGCGGCTGATGCCGGAAGTCCCGGCCGGCCACCCTGCCCTTGGCCTGATCACGCTGAACTTTGCCGCCAACGGTCTGGGCCTGGACAACGCCGCCACGCCGATCGGCCTGAAAGCCATGAAAGCGTTGCAGGAGCTCAATCCCAGCGCCACCATCGCCAGCAACGCGCAGATCCTCTTTCTGGTGCTCAACGCCTCGTCGTTGACCCTGCTGCCCGTGACCATCTTCATGTACCGCGCCCAGCAAGGCGCGCCGGATCCGACGCTGGTGTTCCTGCCGATTCTGCTGGCGACCAGTTGCTCGACTATCGTCGGTTTTCTCTCCGTAGCTTTCATGCAACGCCTGCGCATCTTGGACCCGGTGGTCCTCGCCTATCTGCTGCCCGGCGCGCTGATCCTTGGCGGCTTCATGGCCCTGCTCGGCACGCTTTCCGCGACAGCACTGGCGGGATTGTCGTCGATCCTCGGCAATCTCACGCTGTTCGGCCTGATCATGCTGTTTCTGCTGATCGGCGCGCTGCGCAAGGTCAAGGTGTACGAGGCGTTCGTCGAAGGCGCGAAAGAAGGCTTCGATGTGGCGAAGAATCTCTTGCCGTATCTGGTGGCGATGCTCTGTGCGGTTGGCGTGCTGCGCGCCTCTGGTGCGCTGGATTTCGGCCTGGACGGCATTCGCCATCTGGTCGAGTGGGCCGGCTGGGACACGCGCTTCGTCGATGCGCTGCCGACGGCGATGGTCAAACCGTTCTCCGGCAGCGCCGCGCGGGCGATGCTCATCGAGACCATGCAGACCTCCGGCGTCGACAGCTTCCCGGCGCTGGTCGCGGCGACGGTGCAGGGCAGTACCGAAACCACGTTCTATGTGCTGGCGGTGTACTTCGGCGCGGTGGGGATTCAACGCGCACGGCACGCGGTGGGGTGTGCGTTGCTGGCGGAGTTTGCCGGAGTGGTGGGCGCTATCGGGGTCTGCTACTGGTTCTTTGGTTGA